The Gemmatimonadales bacterium genome includes a window with the following:
- the guaB gene encoding IMP dehydrogenase has translation MSSLRVGVALTFDDVLLVPRESAVHPRDVSVRTQLTRRIPLNIPLIAAAMDTVTEAEMAIAMARAGGIGVVHKNMSIDRQAAEIDRVKRSESGMILNPITLGPDRPIREAATLMTRFRISGVPIVDAHGKLIGILTNRDLQFERDLDRPIQGAMTKDNLITAPVGTTLDEAERILAQHRIEKLPVVDDAGVLKGLITVKDIFKRQRHPEANKDEHGRLRVAGALGAGPDTLARAKALLDAGCDVLVLDSAHGHSAGVLEMIDRLREAFPDAQLIGGNVATETGARELARRGCDAIKVGIGPGSICTTRVVTGVGVPQITAIMDAIRGAGEVPVIADGGIKYSGDIVKAMAAGASSVMMGSMLAGTEESPGESVLAEGRRFKMIRGMGSLSAMQDGSADRYFQEGELAPSKMVPEGIEGRVPYRGPVGDVLFQMVGGLRSGMGYCGAADLVALRRDTEMVQITAAGLRESHPHDVTITREAPNYSK, from the coding sequence ATGAGTTCGCTTCGCGTTGGCGTTGCGCTCACGTTCGACGACGTACTTCTCGTCCCGCGCGAAAGCGCCGTTCATCCGCGAGACGTTTCCGTTCGGACCCAGCTGACCCGCCGTATCCCACTCAACATCCCGCTCATAGCCGCCGCCATGGATACCGTCACCGAGGCGGAAATGGCCATCGCCATGGCGCGCGCGGGCGGCATCGGTGTGGTCCACAAGAACATGTCGATCGATCGCCAGGCAGCCGAGATCGATCGGGTCAAGCGCAGCGAAAGCGGGATGATTCTCAACCCGATCACGCTCGGCCCGGATCGACCGATTCGTGAGGCCGCGACGCTGATGACCCGCTTCCGGATCTCGGGCGTTCCGATCGTCGATGCGCACGGCAAGCTGATTGGCATCCTGACGAACCGCGACCTGCAGTTCGAGCGGGATCTCGATCGCCCGATTCAGGGCGCCATGACCAAAGACAACCTGATCACGGCGCCCGTGGGCACGACGCTCGACGAGGCGGAACGGATCCTGGCGCAGCATCGAATCGAGAAGCTGCCAGTCGTCGATGACGCGGGTGTGCTCAAGGGGCTGATCACGGTCAAAGACATTTTCAAGCGTCAGCGGCACCCCGAAGCGAACAAGGATGAGCATGGTCGACTTCGCGTCGCGGGTGCGCTTGGCGCGGGTCCTGATACCTTGGCACGAGCCAAGGCGCTGCTTGATGCGGGGTGCGACGTTCTGGTACTGGATTCTGCGCACGGGCACAGTGCGGGCGTTCTGGAGATGATCGACAGATTGCGCGAAGCGTTTCCCGATGCACAGCTGATTGGCGGTAACGTGGCCACCGAAACAGGGGCTCGCGAACTTGCCCGGCGCGGCTGCGATGCCATCAAAGTCGGGATCGGACCCGGGAGCATCTGTACGACCCGCGTCGTTACCGGGGTCGGGGTGCCGCAGATCACGGCCATCATGGACGCGATTCGCGGGGCCGGGGAGGTTCCGGTCATCGCGGATGGCGGAATCAAATATTCAGGCGATATTGTGAAGGCAATGGCAGCAGGGGCCTCCTCGGTCATGATGGGGTCGATGCTCGCCGGAACCGAGGAAAGCCCGGGCGAATCCGTCCTGGCCGAAGGACGCCGGTTCAAGATGATCCGCGGCATGGGCAGCCTCTCTGCCATGCAGGACGGGTCAGCCGACCGGTACTTTCAGGAGGGTGAGCTGGCGCCCTCCAAGATGGTTCCCGAGGGGATCGAGGGCAGGGTGCCCTATCGGGGGCCTGTGGGTGATGTCTTGTTTCAGATGGTGGGTGGCCTGCGAAGCGGCATGGGATACTGCGGGGCGGCCGATCTGGTCGCGCTTCGGCGGGATACCGAAATGGTTCAGATCACGGCGGCGGGCTTGCGAGAATCCCATCCGCACGATGTGACCATCACCAGGGAAGCACCCAATTACAGCAAGTAA
- the gpmI gene encoding 2,3-bisphosphoglycerate-independent phosphoglycerate mutase — MSNHAAPVALIVLDGWGYRSDPRDNAIELGRTPVWHQVWNASPRTLLDASGLAVGLPAGQMGNSEVGHLNLGAGRVVMQDLVRISESIRTGAFFDLPAFRELGVRLARTGGTLHLVGLVGNGGVHAIDTHLLAALELGMRLGVRRIAVHAFLDGRDTLPMSALGFVEALAADIRRITGDRGVLASLIGRYFAMDRDRRWERTRLAYDLMVHGVGAAATDPVLAIKAAYDRGETDEFIKPIVIQQHGVPAALLRDGDGIFCFNYRSDRMRQIVRALAIEGFDGFPVDDRPAVALVTMTQYDGTFALPTAFAPFNLARILAEVLADASRTQFRTAETEKYPHVTYFFNGGVEPPYPGEERQLIPSPKVATYDLMPEMSAAGIADALCTAMTRRAHDFFLCNFANADMVGHTGVPSAILRAVETIDVCLGRILEAAERSGTRVLITADHGNCEMMVDPVSGGPHTAHTTNPVPFVAVGTSFTGLRSGGALCDVAPTVLDLLGLDQPVEMTGRSLSRA, encoded by the coding sequence ATGTCAAACCATGCCGCCCCGGTCGCACTGATCGTCCTCGACGGCTGGGGCTATCGCAGCGACCCCAGAGACAACGCGATCGAACTCGGACGGACCCCGGTCTGGCACCAGGTCTGGAACGCGTCGCCGCGCACGCTCCTCGACGCGAGCGGCCTTGCCGTCGGGCTGCCCGCCGGGCAGATGGGCAACAGCGAAGTCGGCCATCTCAACCTCGGCGCGGGCCGAGTCGTCATGCAGGACCTGGTCCGGATATCTGAGAGCATCCGTACCGGAGCGTTCTTCGATCTCCCAGCGTTTCGCGAACTCGGCGTCCGCCTGGCCCGCACGGGTGGCACCCTGCACCTGGTCGGGCTGGTCGGCAATGGTGGCGTCCACGCCATCGATACCCACCTGCTTGCCGCGCTGGAACTCGGGATGCGTCTGGGCGTCCGGCGGATTGCGGTTCACGCCTTTCTCGACGGGCGCGACACCCTGCCGATGTCGGCACTGGGCTTCGTCGAAGCCCTGGCGGCGGACATCCGACGCATAACCGGCGATCGCGGAGTCCTGGCCAGCCTGATCGGCCGGTACTTCGCAATGGATCGCGACCGACGCTGGGAGCGGACCCGGCTTGCCTACGATCTGATGGTCCATGGCGTCGGCGCTGCTGCCACCGATCCGGTCCTGGCCATCAAAGCGGCCTACGATCGGGGCGAAACCGACGAGTTCATCAAACCGATCGTGATTCAGCAGCACGGCGTGCCTGCCGCGCTGCTCCGGGACGGCGACGGCATTTTCTGCTTCAACTACCGCAGCGACCGGATGCGCCAGATCGTCCGGGCGCTGGCCATCGAGGGTTTCGACGGATTTCCCGTCGACGACCGCCCGGCCGTTGCTCTTGTCACCATGACGCAGTACGACGGGACTTTTGCGCTGCCCACCGCGTTTGCGCCGTTCAACCTGGCCCGGATCCTGGCCGAAGTGCTGGCCGATGCCTCGCGGACCCAGTTTCGCACCGCCGAGACGGAGAAGTACCCGCACGTCACGTACTTCTTCAACGGGGGCGTCGAACCACCCTACCCCGGCGAAGAACGGCAGTTGATTCCATCGCCCAAGGTGGCCACCTACGATCTGATGCCCGAAATGAGCGCCGCCGGCATTGCCGACGCGCTTTGCACCGCCATGACACGGCGAGCCCACGATTTTTTCCTCTGCAACTTTGCCAACGCGGACATGGTCGGTCATACTGGGGTCCCGTCGGCCATCCTCCGAGCCGTCGAAACGATCGACGTTTGCCTCGGGCGAATTCTCGAAGCTGCCGAGCGGAGCGGCACCCGCGTTCTGATCACGGCCGACCACGGCAACTGCGAGATGATGGTCGATCCCGTCTCGGGCGGACCGCATACCGCACACACGACCAACCCGGTCCCGTTCGTGGCCGTGGGTACCTCCTTCACCGGCCTTCGATCAGGCGGCGCCCTCTGTGATGTGGCGCCGACCGTCCTCGATCTGCTTGGCCTCGATCAGCCGGTCGAAATGACCGGCCGGAGTCTGTCTCGTGCCTAG
- a CDS encoding amino acid permease, with protein sequence MSIFRRKAIADLQAEASAEHGLQRVLGPLNLTFLGIGAIIGTGIFVLTGTVAAKNAGPAIILSFVLAGSAAIFAAFCYSEFAALVPIAGSAYTYGYATLGEIFAWIIGWDLVLEYALSATTVAIGWSGYLVSFLNNIGIHIPAAFSAAAGTQVTMADGSQVTAILNLPAIFIVLVVTAILVRGIKESATLNNIVVFIKVGVILLFILFAWRAIDPANWQPFIPANLGHREEFGVTGIIAGAGIVFFAYIGFDAVSTAAQEAKNPQRDMPIGIIGSLLICTILYIVVSAIATGVLPYQELDVPDPIAKVATAAGLGWMARLIELGAIAGLSSVILVQLMGQARVFWSMSNDGLLPAVVNKIHPKFKTPWITQIVLGVAVAIPAGFLNVREAASLVSIGTLLAFVIVCSAVLVLRVREPNLRRPFKVPAVWIIAPAGILSCAYLMYFLPWRTWERLLIWLAIGVASYYLYGYRNSKLAKRARGEQV encoded by the coding sequence ATGTCGATTTTTCGTCGGAAAGCGATTGCCGACTTACAAGCGGAGGCAAGCGCCGAACACGGGTTGCAACGGGTCCTCGGACCCCTCAACCTCACGTTCCTGGGTATTGGCGCCATCATCGGAACCGGGATATTCGTCCTGACCGGTACGGTGGCGGCGAAGAACGCGGGACCGGCCATCATCCTGTCGTTCGTGCTCGCAGGGTCGGCGGCCATCTTTGCCGCGTTCTGTTACTCGGAGTTTGCGGCATTGGTTCCGATCGCGGGCAGCGCGTACACCTACGGGTACGCAACCCTGGGTGAGATTTTTGCCTGGATCATCGGCTGGGACCTCGTACTCGAGTATGCGCTTTCCGCGACAACAGTGGCCATCGGCTGGTCCGGCTATCTCGTCTCATTCCTCAACAACATAGGAATACACATACCAGCCGCATTCTCCGCGGCAGCCGGCACTCAGGTGACCATGGCTGATGGCTCCCAGGTCACGGCCATCCTCAACCTGCCGGCCATCTTCATCGTGCTCGTGGTGACCGCGATCCTGGTTCGCGGCATCAAGGAGTCGGCCACGCTGAACAACATCGTGGTGTTCATCAAAGTCGGCGTCATCCTGCTCTTCATCCTCTTTGCCTGGCGGGCCATCGACCCGGCGAACTGGCAGCCGTTTATCCCGGCCAATCTCGGCCATCGGGAAGAGTTCGGCGTCACCGGTATCATTGCCGGCGCTGGTATCGTCTTCTTTGCGTATATCGGGTTCGACGCGGTGAGTACCGCAGCGCAGGAAGCCAAGAATCCGCAGCGCGACATGCCGATCGGCATCATCGGATCGCTGCTCATCTGCACCATCCTCTACATCGTAGTCTCCGCGATTGCGACCGGCGTCCTTCCCTACCAGGAACTGGACGTGCCGGATCCGATTGCCAAGGTGGCGACGGCAGCTGGACTGGGTTGGATGGCGCGCCTGATCGAGCTCGGTGCGATTGCTGGGCTCTCATCGGTCATTCTGGTGCAGCTGATGGGTCAGGCCCGCGTCTTCTGGTCGATGTCCAACGACGGTCTGCTGCCGGCGGTGGTCAACAAGATCCACCCCAAGTTCAAGACCCCCTGGATCACGCAGATCGTTCTCGGCGTCGCGGTGGCGATTCCTGCCGGGTTCCTCAATGTGCGTGAAGCCGCGTCGCTGGTGTCGATCGGGACTCTGCTGGCCTTCGTGATCGTGTGCTCAGCGGTGTTGGTGCTCCGAGTCCGTGAACCAAACCTTCGTCGCCCGTTCAAGGTTCCGGCGGTGTGGATCATCGCGCCCGCGGGTATTCTTTCGTGCGCGTACCTGATGTACTTCCTGCCGTGGCGAACCTGGGAGCGTCTCCTGATCTGGCTCGCCATTGGTGTGGCGTCGTATTACCTGTATGGCTACCGCAACTCCAAGCTCGCCAAGCGGGCGCGGGGTGAGCAGGTCTGA